From a region of the Nitrospirota bacterium genome:
- a CDS encoding tetratricopeptide repeat protein has translation MVRSRQQGLHLCRTGLLAWAFVLSLIPTASAQLGRPEGLYYKSWAVVIGINDYLVAPKLDGAVEDGKAVAEAFRKLGFQEVLEVYNKDASSKRMHLILNEYLPRKVGRHDRVVIFFAGHAGASQDMHNKDIGYLVPWDAQVSNVSKAVTMDHLKEFSRRVMAKHVLFVLDSAVSGWDITPPQPLSLEGRLSPEEDTDKRAVQVLSAARQGGTLSRKNGQGTFVTAFLAGVQGAADENKNGWIMASEIGAYVITQVNRLSGGSQQPQFARLDGEGDTVLVEGKMSAYRAGPEPRTEAERTAAAKEEYDKAFSLLQQQKEKSLEEALERLEKAIRYSPAFGDAYVLKSYLYLDRLNKLDEALSAGELAVKHAPTNPDAHYTLGLVLQKKGRYKDAEKAFLQALAVNPGYSDVHLSLGDLYADDLKDRPKAVASYQRYLETGGNENRVRDYLGKANATDQPTKQ, from the coding sequence ATGGTTCGCTCGCGTCAACAGGGCCTGCACCTCTGCCGCACCGGCCTCCTCGCCTGGGCCTTCGTCTTGTCGCTCATTCCGACCGCAAGCGCTCAACTGGGCCGCCCCGAAGGGCTCTACTACAAATCCTGGGCCGTCGTGATCGGCATCAACGATTACCTGGTCGCGCCCAAGCTGGACGGAGCCGTCGAGGACGGGAAGGCGGTGGCCGAGGCGTTCCGCAAGCTCGGGTTTCAAGAGGTGCTCGAAGTCTATAACAAGGACGCCAGTTCCAAGCGCATGCACCTCATCCTGAACGAGTACCTGCCCCGCAAAGTCGGGCGCCACGACCGGGTCGTGATCTTCTTTGCCGGCCACGCCGGCGCCAGCCAGGACATGCACAACAAGGACATCGGCTACCTGGTTCCCTGGGATGCCCAGGTCTCCAACGTGTCCAAGGCCGTGACCATGGACCATTTGAAGGAATTCTCCCGCCGCGTCATGGCCAAACACGTGTTGTTCGTGTTGGACAGCGCCGTGTCCGGCTGGGACATCACGCCGCCCCAGCCACTGTCGCTGGAAGGCCGCCTCTCGCCGGAAGAAGACACGGACAAACGGGCCGTGCAAGTCCTGAGCGCCGCCCGCCAGGGCGGGACGCTGTCCAGGAAGAACGGGCAGGGGACGTTCGTCACGGCCTTCCTCGCCGGGGTGCAGGGCGCCGCGGACGAGAACAAGAACGGCTGGATCATGGCCAGCGAAATCGGGGCCTACGTCATCACGCAGGTGAACCGGCTCAGCGGCGGCTCCCAACAGCCTCAATTCGCCCGCCTCGACGGAGAGGGAGACACGGTCCTGGTCGAAGGGAAAATGAGCGCCTACCGGGCCGGGCCCGAGCCCAGGACGGAAGCGGAACGGACCGCGGCAGCCAAAGAAGAATACGACAAGGCCTTCAGCCTCCTCCAGCAGCAGAAAGAAAAATCGCTGGAGGAAGCGCTTGAGCGGCTGGAGAAAGCCATCCGGTACAGTCCCGCGTTCGGCGACGCCTACGTCCTGAAGAGTTACCTGTACCTGGATCGCCTGAACAAGTTGGACGAAGCCTTGTCGGCCGGGGAACTGGCGGTCAAGCATGCGCCGACCAACCCGGACGCCCACTACACGCTCGGGCTCGTGCTACAGAAAAAAGGCCGGTACAAGGACGCGGAAAAGGCGTTTCTCCAAGCCCTTGCCGTCAACCCCGGCTACTCGGACGTCCATCTGTCGCTCGGCGATCTCTATGCCGACGACTTAAAGGACCGACCGAAAGCCGTGGCCTCCTACCAGCGGTACCTGGAAACCGGAGGGAACGAAAACCGCGTGCGGGACTACCTCGGCAAGGCCAACGCAACGGACCAGCCCACAAAACAGTGA
- the acs gene encoding acetate--CoA ligase, whose translation MGNGEQHLESLMRADRVVHPTPATKAAAYIKDYEADYRRSIADPEQFWDRIAKELDWFAPWRKVLDWNYPWAKWFVGATCNISYNCLDRHVNSWRKNKVAVIWVGEQGEERIFTYGELARQVNRCANALKALGLQQGDRVTIYLPKIPEQIVAMLACARIGVIHSVVYSGFSAPALESRIKDAESRVVITADVGYDRGKVIRLKPVVDQAVANCGSVETVVVVRREKPVVSLAAPKEVDWDDWLAGEKPVCEAVPLDAEAPLYILYTSGTTGKPKGVVHVHGGYMVGTYITTKYVFDLKEEDVYFCVADPGWVTGHSYIVYGPLLNGATILTAEGKPDYPNPGRWWHLIERYGVSIFYTTPTAVRLLMKYGEEWPKKYDLSSLRVLGSVGEPINPEAWEWYHRVTGGTKPIMDTWWQTETGMILVTPLPSVPLKPGSATRPFLGIEADVVDREGHSLPANSGGFAVIKKPWPAMMRTIYKDPDRYLVYWNTIPNCYTAGDVCRKDEDGYFWFMGRADDVIKVAGNRIGTAEVESAIVSHPSVAEAAVIGKPHKTVGESIKAFVILKQGERESPELVQGLKDHVLKELGKIAVPQEIDIVSSLPKTRSGKIMRRVLKAKELGQDPGDISTIEE comes from the coding sequence ATGGGCAATGGTGAGCAGCATCTGGAAAGTCTGATGCGGGCGGACCGCGTCGTCCACCCGACCCCGGCCACCAAGGCGGCGGCCTATATCAAAGACTACGAGGCCGACTACCGTCGATCCATCGCCGATCCGGAGCAGTTCTGGGACCGCATCGCGAAGGAGTTGGACTGGTTTGCCCCTTGGCGCAAGGTCCTGGACTGGAACTACCCCTGGGCCAAATGGTTCGTGGGGGCGACGTGCAACATTTCCTACAATTGCCTGGACCGGCACGTCAACAGCTGGCGCAAGAACAAGGTCGCGGTCATCTGGGTCGGCGAGCAAGGGGAAGAGCGGATCTTCACCTACGGCGAACTCGCGCGCCAGGTAAACCGTTGCGCCAACGCCCTGAAGGCCTTGGGCTTGCAGCAGGGCGACCGGGTCACCATCTACCTGCCCAAGATCCCCGAGCAGATCGTGGCGATGCTGGCCTGCGCCAGGATCGGGGTCATCCACAGCGTGGTGTACTCCGGATTCAGCGCGCCGGCCCTGGAGAGCCGGATCAAAGACGCCGAGTCTCGCGTGGTCATTACCGCCGACGTCGGCTACGACCGGGGCAAGGTGATCAGGCTCAAGCCGGTGGTGGATCAGGCCGTGGCCAATTGCGGGTCGGTTGAGACCGTGGTGGTGGTGCGCCGGGAGAAGCCCGTTGTGTCGTTGGCCGCCCCCAAGGAGGTGGATTGGGACGACTGGCTGGCCGGCGAGAAGCCGGTCTGTGAGGCGGTGCCGCTGGATGCCGAAGCGCCCTTGTATATTCTGTACACCTCCGGGACGACCGGCAAGCCGAAGGGCGTGGTGCACGTGCACGGCGGGTACATGGTCGGCACCTACATCACGACCAAGTACGTGTTCGATCTGAAGGAAGAGGATGTCTATTTTTGCGTGGCCGATCCCGGCTGGGTCACGGGGCACAGCTACATCGTCTACGGCCCGCTGCTGAACGGCGCCACGATCCTGACCGCGGAAGGCAAGCCGGATTATCCCAATCCGGGACGCTGGTGGCATCTGATCGAACGCTATGGGGTGTCGATCTTCTATACGACGCCGACCGCCGTCCGGTTGTTGATGAAGTATGGCGAAGAGTGGCCCAAGAAGTACGACCTCTCTTCGTTGCGCGTGCTGGGGAGCGTCGGGGAACCGATCAATCCCGAGGCCTGGGAGTGGTATCACCGGGTAACGGGCGGGACCAAGCCGATCATGGACACCTGGTGGCAGACGGAGACGGGCATGATCCTGGTCACGCCCCTCCCCTCGGTGCCGCTGAAGCCCGGTTCCGCCACGAGGCCGTTTCTGGGCATCGAGGCGGACGTCGTGGATCGTGAGGGCCACAGCCTCCCCGCCAACAGCGGCGGCTTTGCGGTGATCAAGAAACCCTGGCCGGCCATGATGCGGACCATCTACAAAGATCCGGACCGGTACCTGGTCTATTGGAATACGATTCCCAACTGCTATACGGCCGGCGATGTTTGCCGCAAGGACGAAGACGGGTACTTCTGGTTCATGGGGCGGGCCGACGACGTGATCAAAGTGGCGGGCAACCGCATCGGTACGGCCGAGGTGGAGAGCGCGATCGTGAGCCACCCGTCCGTCGCGGAGGCGGCGGTCATCGGGAAGCCGCATAAGACCGTCGGCGAGTCCATCAAGGCGTTTGTCATCCTCAAGCAGGGCGAGCGGGAGAGCCCGGAGTTGGTCCAGGGCTTGAAAGATCATGTGCTGAAGGAACTGGGCAAGATCGCCGTGCCGCAGGAAATCGATATCGTCTCCTCGTTGCCCAAGACCAGATCCGGGAAGATCATGCGCCGCGTGCTCAAGGCCAAGGAGCTTGGCCAGGACCCGGGCGACATCTCGACGATCGAAGAGTAG